CGGCAGGTGTCTGCGCGACCATGCCTATCCTCAGGACGGACGGGTCCGCGACGGTCTGGGCCGCGCCGGACTGCGCATACAGGAGCACTGCCAGGGCGGCTCCGGAAGCCAGGCCGGCCGTCTTCGTGAACATGATCGTCACTCCTCGGATCACCGTCCCATCATGCCGCTGCAATCTTGCGGTTTGGTTTCCGAATTGCCAACGCGGCGCAACCTTCCTATCTCTGCGCATTGCCTCTCGCAGTCCGGACCCTCGCATGGCGCGCGCCTTCCTCTTCGTCCTTGATTCCTTCGGCATCGGCGGAGCGCCGGATGCGGCGCGGTTCGACGACGAGGGCTCCGACACGTTCGGCCATATCGCCGCCGCCGCCGCCGCCGGCGCGGCCGATCGCGACGGCCTCCGGTCCGGGCCGCTGAAGCTGCCGAACATGATGGCGCTCGGGCTCGGCGAGGCGGCCCTGCTCGCCACCGGCACGTGGCCGGCCGGCATGGAACGCCCGAAGCCGGCCGGCGTCCATGCGGCGGCGCAGGAGGTTTCGAGCGGCAAGGACACGCCCTCGGGACATTGGGAGATCGCCGGCGTACCGGTTCCTTTCGACTGGGGATATTTTCCAGACACGGTGCCGGCCTTTCCGCCGGACCTGACGGAGGCGATCGTCCGGGAAGCCGGCCTGCCGGGCATCCTGGGCGACTGCCACGCCTCGGGAACGGAGATCATCGCGAGGCTCGGCGAAGAGCATGTCCGGACCGGAAAGCCGATCTGCTACACCTCGGCCGACTCGGTCTTCCAGATCGCCGCCCACGAGACGCATTTCGGGCTGGAGCGGCTCTATGCGCTCTGCGCGGTGGTGCGCCGCCTCGTCGATCCGCTCAACATCGGCCGG
The nucleotide sequence above comes from Aquibium microcysteis. Encoded proteins:
- a CDS encoding phosphopentomutase, translating into MARAFLFVLDSFGIGGAPDAARFDDEGSDTFGHIAAAAAAGAADRDGLRSGPLKLPNMMALGLGEAALLATGTWPAGMERPKPAGVHAAAQEVSSGKDTPSGHWEIAGVPVPFDWGYFPDTVPAFPPDLTEAIVREAGLPGILGDCHASGTEIIARLGEEHVRTGKPICYTSADSVFQIAAHETHFGLERLYALCAVVRRLVDPLNIGRVIARPFVGDNAEDFVRTANRRDYAVPPAEPTLLDRTLAAGRKVIAVGKIGDIFAHQGVSEVRKAPDNMAMFDAALGAMADARDGDLVFANFVDFDSSFGHRRDVAGYAAALEAFDRRLPEVLERLRPGDLLVLTADHGCDPTWRGTEHTRERVPVLATGPGMAAGSAGIRETFADIGEAVAAHLGLPPGPHGRSFLADRIDHA